From Triticum aestivum cultivar Chinese Spring chromosome 4A, IWGSC CS RefSeq v2.1, whole genome shotgun sequence, a single genomic window includes:
- the LOC123085354 gene encoding partner of Y14 and mago isoform X2, translating into MDAATDGEQRRLLSIPKEGERVIAPTRRPDGTLRKEIRIRAGYVPQDEVAIYQSKGALMKKSGPDVTPGYDPALDAKPKTKAAKRNERRKEKRHQGGSTNDKGKSLDIEEADAGEPDKVHSSKTKQRNTVDSITEQISGIAISESPATATPSTNAANNLQTESSVTEIDKKIRALKKKIRLAEAQVQGDPEKLKPEQLEKTKKIEGWREELKLLESTRGHAAS; encoded by the exons ATGGACGCCGCCACCGACGGCGAGCAGCGGCGCCTCCTCTCCATCCCCAAGGAGGGCGAGCGCGTCATCGCGCCGACGCGCCGCCCGGACGGGACCCTCCGCAAGGAGATCCGCATCCGCGCCGGCTACGTCCCGCAGGACGAGGTCGCCATCTATCAGTCCAAGGGCGCCCTC ATGAAGAAGTCAGGGCCCGACGTGACGCCGGGGTACGACCCTGCGCTCGATGCCAAGCCCAAGACGAAGGCGGCCAAGCGCAACGAGCGGCGCAAGGAGAAACGGCATCAG GGTGGTTCAACAAATGATAAAGGGAAGAGCTTGGATATAGAGGAGGCTGATGCTGGAGAACCTGACAAGGTTCATTCTTCCAAAACTAAGCAGAGGAATACAGTGGACAGTATAACAGAGCAGATAAGTGGCATTGCTATTTCTGAATCTCCAGCTACAGCAACCCCTTCCACAAATGCCGCCAACAACTTACAAACAGAGTCATCTGTTACAGAGATAGATAAGAAAATCCGAGCGCTGAAGAAAAAG ATACGCTTAGCTGAAGCCCAAGTGCAAGGGGACCCAGAAAAATTGAAACCTGAGCAATTGGAGAAAACGAAAAAGATTGAAGGATGGCGTGAAGAGCTGAAGCTTTTGGAGTCTACAAGGGGTCATGCTGCTTCGTAG
- the LOC123085354 gene encoding partner of Y14 and mago isoform X1 translates to MDAATDGEQRRLLSIPKEGERVIAPTRRPDGTLRKEIRIRAGYVPQDEVAIYQSKGALMKKSGPDVTPGYDPALDAKPKTKAAKRNERRKEKRHQQGGSTNDKGKSLDIEEADAGEPDKVHSSKTKQRNTVDSITEQISGIAISESPATATPSTNAANNLQTESSVTEIDKKIRALKKKIRLAEAQVQGDPEKLKPEQLEKTKKIEGWREELKLLESTRGHAAS, encoded by the exons ATGGACGCCGCCACCGACGGCGAGCAGCGGCGCCTCCTCTCCATCCCCAAGGAGGGCGAGCGCGTCATCGCGCCGACGCGCCGCCCGGACGGGACCCTCCGCAAGGAGATCCGCATCCGCGCCGGCTACGTCCCGCAGGACGAGGTCGCCATCTATCAGTCCAAGGGCGCCCTC ATGAAGAAGTCAGGGCCCGACGTGACGCCGGGGTACGACCCTGCGCTCGATGCCAAGCCCAAGACGAAGGCGGCCAAGCGCAACGAGCGGCGCAAGGAGAAACGGCATCAG CAGGGTGGTTCAACAAATGATAAAGGGAAGAGCTTGGATATAGAGGAGGCTGATGCTGGAGAACCTGACAAGGTTCATTCTTCCAAAACTAAGCAGAGGAATACAGTGGACAGTATAACAGAGCAGATAAGTGGCATTGCTATTTCTGAATCTCCAGCTACAGCAACCCCTTCCACAAATGCCGCCAACAACTTACAAACAGAGTCATCTGTTACAGAGATAGATAAGAAAATCCGAGCGCTGAAGAAAAAG ATACGCTTAGCTGAAGCCCAAGTGCAAGGGGACCCAGAAAAATTGAAACCTGAGCAATTGGAGAAAACGAAAAAGATTGAAGGATGGCGTGAAGAGCTGAAGCTTTTGGAGTCTACAAGGGGTCATGCTGCTTCGTAG